A segment of the Bdellovibrio bacteriovorus genome:
TGACTTGGAAAAAATGGACCCATTGGAATATGACGTTGTTCTTGTCCCTGGTGGCACCGATCTGGAACCTTTGGCAGATCACTTGGGAGTCACCAGAAAAGCATTAAAAGATTTGAACGCCGAGCTGTATTTGGGATACATTCCTCGTCAGATTGAGAAGCACTTCATCCGCGTTCCGAAAGGAGCTGGAAGAATGGTTTCCACTTACGTCTATCAGCACTCTCGGAAAGTTGCTTTGGAATGAAACCTCTGATTGTCCAAAAATATGGCGGCGCCACTTTAGCAGATCCTGAAAAAATCAAATCTGTTTCGTCCCGCATTGCCGCCCAATCAAAAGAGAATTCACTGATCGTCGTGGTCAGTGCCATGGGTAAAACCACCAATTCCCTGATTGATCTTGCCAACCAGGTGTCTGGTCATCCTCAACGCCGTGAAATGGATATGCTGCTGACCGTGGGTGAGCGCATCAGCATGTCCCTGGTCAGTATGGCCTTGAATGATCTGGGTTGTCCCGCAATCAGCTTCACCGGAAGCCAAGCCGGAATTTTCACAGACGATTCCCACGTGAATGCGTTTATCAAAGACGTTAAACCCATGCGCCTTGATGAGGCCTTGAAAAACAACCGCGTGGTGATTCTGGCCGGTTTCCAGGGCGTGTCCCCGGTCACCAAGGAAATCACCACTCTGGGACGTGGCGGTTCGGACACTTCGGCTGTTGCGATGGCGGCGGCCTTCAATGCCGAGCGCTGCGAGATTCTGAAAGATGTCCCGGCCGTTTTCACCGCCGACCCGAACATCGTGAAATCCGCGCGCCCTTTAAGTGAACTGAATTACGATCAATTGATGGAGATGACTTTCTGGGGCGCCAAAGTTCTGCACTATCGCTCGGTGGAACTTGCGAAAATGCGTGATGTGACCCTTTACATCGGCCCGGCCTCCAGCAAAACCTCTGACGGAACCATCGTCAAAAAAGGATTGAATATGTTTGAATCCTGCAAAGCTCTTTCTTTGAACTCTCACGAACTGGTGCTGGGCATTCACTGCCGCGAAAAGAATCCGGCCAAGGCCCTTCAGGGTCTGCAGAATCTTTTGGACAAGAACCAGATTGCCTTCCCGCAGCTGCTTAGCTGTGAAACCAGCCTGGATAAAACCGAAATCTTTTTGACCGGCCCGCAGGAAATCATGTTCGCCGTCAAAAAAGAGCTGGAAAAACATCCGGACTTCACCCTGCTGCCAACCGACTATTCCACTGTCACCCTGACTTGCACGGGCGCGACATCACCGGAAATGACCCAGAAGGTTTTGAATACTTTGACGGGGAAAAATCTGGAAACCCAAAAGATCCTGATCAGCGCCATGAGCCTGACCGTTCTTGTTGAGGCACCCCTGCGCAAGCAGGTCATTGAGTGCCTTCATCCTTTGATTTGATTTTTGATTAAGGCAGAAGAGTCGGACTCATCACGCGATAGCGGTTTTGAATCTTCTGCCAGATATTGGAATGCGGTCCGGTGATTCCATCCGGGCCTCCGCTGCCAGCCAAGCCACGCAATTTTGGATCATATTGTCCACCAGGAAGGAACTTGCTTAGATCAGGTCCGCCTTTGCCTTTTGCCGCACCAGCCATACCCGCCATGCCGGCAGCGCCGCGATCTCCACCACCACTGCCGCCGCCAGAGCCACCAAAGGATCCGCCGCCACCATAGAATCCGGCATTCACCTGAACACCATCTTCAAGGCCTTCTTCGCCGGCACCACCACCGGCTGCGCCACCGCCGCCGCCTCCACCAGAACTGGAGATGCCCGCACCACCGCCCTGCTTGCCATCCACTGCCTCACCCGCACCGCCAGAACCTGGCTTGCCTGGAAGAATGGAAGGAAGACTTGGCAGATCACCCCCGGCACCTTCGAGACCTTGAGTGCCCAGACGAGCTCCCGGGTTTGTGCTGCTGATGAAAGTAGAACCGCCGGCACTGTTTTCATTCATACAAATTGGATCTGTCGGATTCTTGGAGCACACGCACACCTTGCTGCCCGCATTTGCAGGGTTTGTGCAATCAGCGGCAGCGATCGCGGCACAGCCTGGCAGATTCGGGTTTGTTTTACAAAGCTCAGGCAAAGCTGTGCTGTCGCCTGCCGTCTGTTCCGCACACTGAGCCGCGTTTTTCATTGTACCTGCGAAGTTATTGATCGCCTGATTGGCTTCCTGAACTTTGGAGTCAAAGTCATTACAGCGTTTCGCAGAGTTTTCCGCCGAAGCAATTGCCTGACGACTGATACCATTGCCGCCCGCTGCCGCATCCAAACAAGCGGCATTCTGCTGGGCAAATTCAACAACCCGGTCACAGACGGAATGACAACTGCCGATGGCGGACTGACAGTTCAATCGATAAGCGGCCACTGCCGCATTGGCCGCCGAACTGAATGAAGCCATCTTGGAACAAGCCGCCTGAATACTGCCTGCGGTCTGCTGACCGAACATTAAACTAAGCTGCGAGGCCGTGTTGGCAACACCGCTCATGCCAGAGTCATTTTTTTCATCGCAGGAATAAGAGGTCTCGGAAATTTGGGTGCGACATTCTTCCATCATAGTATGCAGTTGGGTGCTGCACGTGAACATCACATTGCTTGTTGGTGCCGGAGGCCCGACAAAGCTGTCGTTGGGAGTGCACTGCTGTTGACCTGATTCACTGACAAAGCAACTTGAGCCCGCTGGACACACGATATTACAAGCAGGCGTTGCTGCAGCGTCGTTCGCGACAAAGAATAGCGAAATTGTGAATAGTGTTTTCAACGCGAACAAAGTACTCATTCCCATGGTATCTCTGATCGGCATTCCCACATGGGAACTTTACCAAGGTATTGAGCGCCGTCTCAAACTGAGATTAAGGCATCAAAGTCGGACTTAAAACCTGATATCTATTCTGAATTTTCTGCCAGATATTTGAATGAGGCCCCGTGATTCCGTCCGGCCCGGCATTCCCCGCAAGACCGCGGGTCTTAGGATCGAACCTACCACCTGGCAGGAACTGACGCAGATCCGGAGCACCTTTGCCTTTGGCCGCTCCGGCTTGACCGGCCATACCGGCGACACCGCGATCACCACCGCCACTACCCATACCAGAACCACCGAAGGATCCGCCGCCACCATAGAACCCGGCATTCACCTGAACACCGTCTTCAAGGCCTTCTTCGCCTCCGGCGCCACCACCGGCTCCACCACCACCTCCGCCACCTGAGCTGGAGATGCCAGCGCCGCCGCCTTGTTTGCCATCCACAGCTTCACCGGCCCCGCCAGAACCTGGTTTGCCAGGAAGAATGGAAGGCAGACTTGGCAGATCACCCCCGGACAAACTGGCCCCGGATGTTGACAGACGCGAACCTGGATTTGTGCTGCTGATGAAAGTGGAACCCGCAGCGCTGTTTTCATTCATACAAACCGGATCGGTCGGGTTCTTTGAACAGACACAGACTTTGCTTCCGGCATTCGCTGGATTCGTGCAATCAGTTGCTGCCACTGCGGCACAGCCGGGCAGCGTTGGATTGGTCTTACAAAGTTCTTCCAATGCCGTTGTGTCCCCCGCCGTCAACGATGCACACTGAGCGGCGTTTTGCATGGTTCCGGCAAAATTATTGATTGCCTGATTGGCTTCCGCCACCTTGGCATCGAAGTCATTGCAGCGTTGGGCTGCGCTTTCAGCAGAAGATCTCATCTGAGCCGAAGATCCCACACCGCCGGCAGCATCCAAACAAGCGGCATTGCTGTTGGCAAATTCAACAACCTGATCACAAGCCGAATGGCAACTGGTAATGGATGATTGGCAGGTCAAACGATACGCGGCCACGGCCGCATTCGCTGCGGAACTGAAAGAGGCCATCTTCGAACAGGCCGCCTGGATACTTCCCGCCGTCTGTTGACCGAACATCAAACTAAGCTGTGAAGCCGAATTAGCGATGCCGCTCATGCCTGAATCATTTTTTTCATCGCAAGTATAGGAAGTGTCGGTGACCTGAGCACTACACTGCTCACGCAGCTGGTTGTATTGAGACAGACAATCGGTATTGTTGACCTGATTTGCGGCCACACACATATCGTTGCGACCACTGGGATCCGTCGGATCCGGCATAAAGCAGGTGAAACCTTCAGCGCACTGAGCCCGACAGCGGCGAGCCTCTGCATCCACAGGGATGAGAATCACTGAAAGCGCGAGCAACATTGTCACTGATAAAAACGATCTCATTCCCATGACAAACTGTTCGGCATTTCAGAGGGGAACTTTACCAAAGTGTAAGGAATCCCAGAGTGAGATTATGGAATTAAGGTCGGTGTCAGAACCTGATATCGATTCTGAATTTTCTTCCAGATATTTGAATGGGGACCCGTAATACCATCAGGTCCTCCGGTCCCCGCAACACCACGGGCTTTCGGATCATATTTTCCACCCGGCAGGAACTGTCGCAAATCCGGGGCACCGTTTTTACCGGCAACACCGGCTTGACCTGGCTGACCTTGACCAGCTCGGCCTTCACCACTGCCGCCTCCGTATCCCCCGAAGGATCCCCCGCCACCATAGAATCCGGCATTCACCGAGTGACCACCCTCTTCGCCTTCCGCACCACCACCTTCACCGGC
Coding sequences within it:
- a CDS encoding aspartate kinase, encoding MKPLIVQKYGGATLADPEKIKSVSSRIAAQSKENSLIVVVSAMGKTTNSLIDLANQVSGHPQRREMDMLLTVGERISMSLVSMALNDLGCPAISFTGSQAGIFTDDSHVNAFIKDVKPMRLDEALKNNRVVILAGFQGVSPVTKEITTLGRGGSDTSAVAMAAAFNAERCEILKDVPAVFTADPNIVKSARPLSELNYDQLMEMTFWGAKVLHYRSVELAKMRDVTLYIGPASSKTSDGTIVKKGLNMFESCKALSLNSHELVLGIHCREKNPAKALQGLQNLLDKNQIAFPQLLSCETSLDKTEIFLTGPQEIMFAVKKELEKHPDFTLLPTDYSTVTLTCTGATSPEMTQKVLNTLTGKNLETQKILISAMSLTVLVEAPLRKQVIECLHPLI